A single window of Pygocentrus nattereri isolate fPygNat1 chromosome 24, fPygNat1.pri, whole genome shotgun sequence DNA harbors:
- the rnf41l gene encoding RING finger protein 151 isoform X2 gives MGYDVERFVGYVNEGLLCCVCRDVLEDPLQAPCEHAFCSTCIHAWLVHHHNCPEDRLPLDVTNLRPLYRYMRNDLARLQVRCVYRPQGCEVICALESIHRHEQDCDFALLNCSNAGEEYLCYRCGCPVQVSRHSLEAHLCVCEYRNRMCASGCGYTLTSTEEAQHNCISELRAELDLLRAELDCKVEEVRHEMESWLDSQRRYMVQKESLLKNEVDELKGQLSRVMSDVRVLLGVERARRQELERAELEKAELLELLKKEGLRPATPTQTATPPAEGPRKSSPRSLALDCIKRKSREVTVI, from the exons ATGGGTTATGATGTAGAGCGCTTTGTGGGCTATGTAAACGAGggtctgctgtgctgtgtgtgtcgGGATGTGTTGGAGGATCCACTGCAGGCTCCATGCGAGCATGCTTTCTGCAGCACCTGCATTCATGCCTGGCTTGTCCACCACCATAACTGCCCTGAGGACCGGCTGCCATTGGATGTCACAAATCTGCGGCCACTTTATAG ATACATGCGGAACGACTTGGCGAGACTCCAGGTGAGGTGTGTATATCGCCCACAGGGGTGTGAGGTCATTTGTGCTCTGGAGTCCATCCATCGACATGAACAGGACTGTGACTTTGCTCTGCTGAACTGTAGCAATGCTG GTGAGGAGTACTTGTGTTACCGCTGTG GTTGTCCGGTGCAGGTGTCTCGGCATTCTCTGGAAGcgcacctgtgtgtgtgtgagtaccGCAACAGAATGTGTGCGAGTGGCTGTGGGTACACACTAACCAGCACAGAAGAAGCTCAGCACAACTGCATCTCTGAACTGCGAGCAGAACTGGACTTACTGAG gGCAGAGTTAGATTGTAAGGTTGAAGAGGTGAGACATGAGATGGAGTCATGGCTGGATTCTCAAAGGAGGTACATGGTGCAGAAAGAGAGTCTACTGAAGAATGAGGTGGATGAACTTAAG GGCCAGCTGTCCCGTGTGATGTCAGATGTCCGTGTGTTATTGGGCGTAGAACGAGCTCGCAGGCAAGAACTGGAGAGAGCAGAGCTTGAGAAAGCAGAGTTGCTGGAGCTTCTGAAAAAGGAGGGTCTTAGGCCAGCCACTCCCACTCAGACAGCAACACCCCCGGCTGAGGGGCCTCGTAAGTCAAGTCCACGCAGCCTAGCTTTGGACTGCATCAAGAGGAAGAGCAGGGAGGTCACGGTCATCTGA
- the rnf41l gene encoding RING finger protein 151 isoform X1, whose amino-acid sequence MGYDVERFVGYVNEGLLCCVCRDVLEDPLQAPCEHAFCSTCIHAWLVHHHNCPEDRLPLDVTNLRPLYRYMRNDLARLQVRCVYRPQGCEVICALESIHRHEQDCDFALLNCSNAGEEYLCYRCGRFTCCPVQVSRHSLEAHLCVCEYRNRMCASGCGYTLTSTEEAQHNCISELRAELDLLRAELDCKVEEVRHEMESWLDSQRRYMVQKESLLKNEVDELKGQLSRVMSDVRVLLGVERARRQELERAELEKAELLELLKKEGLRPATPTQTATPPAEGPRKSSPRSLALDCIKRKSREVTVI is encoded by the exons ATGGGTTATGATGTAGAGCGCTTTGTGGGCTATGTAAACGAGggtctgctgtgctgtgtgtgtcgGGATGTGTTGGAGGATCCACTGCAGGCTCCATGCGAGCATGCTTTCTGCAGCACCTGCATTCATGCCTGGCTTGTCCACCACCATAACTGCCCTGAGGACCGGCTGCCATTGGATGTCACAAATCTGCGGCCACTTTATAG ATACATGCGGAACGACTTGGCGAGACTCCAGGTGAGGTGTGTATATCGCCCACAGGGGTGTGAGGTCATTTGTGCTCTGGAGTCCATCCATCGACATGAACAGGACTGTGACTTTGCTCTGCTGAACTGTAGCAATGCTG GTGAGGAGTACTTGTGTTACCGCTGTGGTAGGTttacat GTTGTCCGGTGCAGGTGTCTCGGCATTCTCTGGAAGcgcacctgtgtgtgtgtgagtaccGCAACAGAATGTGTGCGAGTGGCTGTGGGTACACACTAACCAGCACAGAAGAAGCTCAGCACAACTGCATCTCTGAACTGCGAGCAGAACTGGACTTACTGAG gGCAGAGTTAGATTGTAAGGTTGAAGAGGTGAGACATGAGATGGAGTCATGGCTGGATTCTCAAAGGAGGTACATGGTGCAGAAAGAGAGTCTACTGAAGAATGAGGTGGATGAACTTAAG GGCCAGCTGTCCCGTGTGATGTCAGATGTCCGTGTGTTATTGGGCGTAGAACGAGCTCGCAGGCAAGAACTGGAGAGAGCAGAGCTTGAGAAAGCAGAGTTGCTGGAGCTTCTGAAAAAGGAGGGTCTTAGGCCAGCCACTCCCACTCAGACAGCAACACCCCCGGCTGAGGGGCCTCGTAAGTCAAGTCCACGCAGCCTAGCTTTGGACTGCATCAAGAGGAAGAGCAGGGAGGTCACGGTCATCTGA
- the rnf41l gene encoding RING finger protein 151 isoform X3, with amino-acid sequence MGYDVERFVGYVNEGLLCCVCRDVLEDPLQAPCEHAFCSTCIHAWLVHHHNCPEDRLPLDVTNLRPLYRYMRNDLARLQVRCVYRPQGCEVICALESIHRHEQDCDFALLNCSNAGCPVQVSRHSLEAHLCVCEYRNRMCASGCGYTLTSTEEAQHNCISELRAELDLLRAELDCKVEEVRHEMESWLDSQRRYMVQKESLLKNEVDELKGQLSRVMSDVRVLLGVERARRQELERAELEKAELLELLKKEGLRPATPTQTATPPAEGPRKSSPRSLALDCIKRKSREVTVI; translated from the exons ATGGGTTATGATGTAGAGCGCTTTGTGGGCTATGTAAACGAGggtctgctgtgctgtgtgtgtcgGGATGTGTTGGAGGATCCACTGCAGGCTCCATGCGAGCATGCTTTCTGCAGCACCTGCATTCATGCCTGGCTTGTCCACCACCATAACTGCCCTGAGGACCGGCTGCCATTGGATGTCACAAATCTGCGGCCACTTTATAG ATACATGCGGAACGACTTGGCGAGACTCCAGGTGAGGTGTGTATATCGCCCACAGGGGTGTGAGGTCATTTGTGCTCTGGAGTCCATCCATCGACATGAACAGGACTGTGACTTTGCTCTGCTGAACTGTAGCAATGCTG GTTGTCCGGTGCAGGTGTCTCGGCATTCTCTGGAAGcgcacctgtgtgtgtgtgagtaccGCAACAGAATGTGTGCGAGTGGCTGTGGGTACACACTAACCAGCACAGAAGAAGCTCAGCACAACTGCATCTCTGAACTGCGAGCAGAACTGGACTTACTGAG gGCAGAGTTAGATTGTAAGGTTGAAGAGGTGAGACATGAGATGGAGTCATGGCTGGATTCTCAAAGGAGGTACATGGTGCAGAAAGAGAGTCTACTGAAGAATGAGGTGGATGAACTTAAG GGCCAGCTGTCCCGTGTGATGTCAGATGTCCGTGTGTTATTGGGCGTAGAACGAGCTCGCAGGCAAGAACTGGAGAGAGCAGAGCTTGAGAAAGCAGAGTTGCTGGAGCTTCTGAAAAAGGAGGGTCTTAGGCCAGCCACTCCCACTCAGACAGCAACACCCCCGGCTGAGGGGCCTCGTAAGTCAAGTCCACGCAGCCTAGCTTTGGACTGCATCAAGAGGAAGAGCAGGGAGGTCACGGTCATCTGA